One Sulfolobus sp. S-194 DNA segment encodes these proteins:
- a CDS encoding FkbM family methyltransferase: MSAIIVDKIKGYMITLNNYRKVYSNYYSVILKRVLKNNKIKVRIRNGPKSFLGSNEVAKFAAIFANLYPNIKIISIDNNKITFEYLGKRVTLIDWVYGGSDAFIDYNWLNVYGKTVIDVGANIGDSAIWFALNGAKKVVAIEPYLFPYRIMLKNIDANNLSDKIFALNCGIGKDNIKIKVTKEITFRGSSLKSATEGIEIPVYTLDYVIEKYGPFDILKMDCEGCEYDAILNSKNLGIFRQIQIEYHYGCEKLKTKLESLEFNVKCTIPVKVYNPYADSPNMLVGYLYAYK; encoded by the coding sequence ATGAGCGCTATCATAGTAGATAAAATAAAGGGATATATGATAACTTTAAATAATTACAGAAAAGTATACAGTAACTACTATTCTGTAATTCTTAAGAGAGTATTGAAAAATAATAAAATTAAGGTACGTATTAGAAATGGGCCAAAATCATTTTTAGGTAGCAATGAAGTAGCCAAATTCGCGGCAATTTTTGCTAACTTATACCCAAATATTAAAATAATTTCAATAGATAATAATAAAATAACATTTGAATATTTAGGAAAACGAGTAACTTTGATAGACTGGGTTTACGGCGGTAGTGATGCTTTTATAGATTACAATTGGTTAAATGTGTATGGAAAAACTGTTATAGATGTTGGTGCTAATATTGGTGATTCTGCTATTTGGTTTGCATTAAATGGAGCTAAAAAAGTAGTTGCCATAGAACCTTATCTTTTTCCCTATCGAATCATGCTAAAAAATATTGACGCAAATAATCTTAGTGATAAAATCTTTGCATTAAATTGTGGAATAGGCAAAGATAATATTAAAATAAAAGTAACAAAAGAAATCACTTTCAGAGGAAGTAGTTTAAAATCTGCGACAGAAGGCATAGAAATTCCAGTATACACATTAGATTATGTGATAGAAAAATATGGACCATTTGACATTTTAAAAATGGATTGTGAAGGTTGCGAGTACGATGCAATTCTTAATAGTAAAAATCTAGGAATTTTTAGACAAATACAAATAGAATATCATTATGGTTGTGAAAAGCTAAAAACCAAACTGGAAAGCTTGGAATTTAATGTTAAATGTACGATTCCCGTAAAAGTATATAATCCTTATGCAGATAGCCCAAATATGTTAGTAGGATATTTATATGCATACAAATAA